In Shinella sp. XGS7, a single genomic region encodes these proteins:
- a CDS encoding HesA/MoeB/ThiF family protein translates to MNDEQLLRYSRHILLDEIGIEGQQTLLDSHALIIGAGGLGSPAALYLGTAGVGRLTLVDHDQVDLTNLQRQIAHSLGRVGQPKVTSAAAGIHALNPEVEVRTVARRADAALLDALVAEADVVLDCSDNFATRQAVNRACVQWAKPLVSGAALGFDAQISVYDSRRAEAPCYACLFPPDAALEEQRCATMGVFAPLVGIIGSLQAAEALKLLLGLPGLAGRLQMLEGRRMEWSEIIVHKDPGCQVCQSRHPALAEQN, encoded by the coding sequence ATGAATGACGAACAGCTGCTGCGCTACTCCCGCCACATCCTGCTGGACGAGATCGGGATCGAGGGTCAGCAGACCCTGCTGGACAGCCATGCGCTGATCATCGGCGCCGGCGGTCTGGGCTCGCCCGCCGCCCTCTATCTGGGCACGGCCGGTGTGGGCCGCCTCACCCTGGTGGACCATGACCAGGTGGACCTCACCAATCTGCAGCGCCAGATCGCCCACAGCCTGGGCCGTGTGGGCCAGCCCAAGGTGACCTCGGCCGCGGCCGGCATCCATGCCCTCAACCCCGAGGTGGAGGTGCGCACCGTGGCGCGGCGCGCCGACGCGGCCCTGCTGGACGCCCTGGTGGCCGAGGCCGATGTGGTGCTGGACTGCAGCGACAACTTCGCCACCCGCCAGGCCGTGAACCGCGCCTGTGTGCAGTGGGCCAAGCCCCTGGTCTCGGGCGCCGCCCTGGGCTTTGATGCCCAGATCAGCGTCTACGACAGCCGCCGCGCCGAAGCCCCCTGCTACGCCTGCCTGTTCCCGCCCGACGCAGCCCTGGAAGAGCAGCGCTGCGCCACCATGGGCGTGTTCGCGCCCCTGGTGGGCATCATCGGCAGCCTGCAGGCCGCCGAGGCCCTGAAGCTGCTGCTGGGCCTGCCCGGCCTGGCCGGACGCCTGCAGATGCTGGAAGGCCGGCGCATGGAATGGAGTGAAATCATCGTTCACAAAGACCCGGGATGCCAGGTCTGCCAGAGCAGGCACCCCGCTCTTGCAGAACAAAATTAG
- a CDS encoding LysR family transcriptional regulator: MQDTQLAQHDRLTLLQTFVRIVEAGSLSAAATQLGTTQPTVSRRLQALERGLGLGLLQRSTHALRLTEAGSQCYERAKLLLGGWDALASDLRGAQAQPEGLLRVKVPHALGQLQLMPPLVALLRRAPQLSVEWLLDDQPPNFNAQDLDCAIRVGPLTDSSVVAIRLAEIPRVVVAAPALMRGRALPRSPAELAGLDWLALGTFYRNELQLQGPGGESARLSLRPRLITDSLFALRGAVEAGLGLAAMSAWLANDAIASGRLLRLLPDWQAPPLPVHLIYPHQRIQPAKLRHFIAAMRDSLSTPLDGGAMLAP, encoded by the coding sequence ATGCAAGACACCCAACTCGCCCAGCATGACCGCCTGACCCTCTTGCAGACCTTTGTGCGCATCGTGGAGGCGGGCAGCCTTTCGGCCGCCGCCACCCAGCTGGGCACCACCCAACCCACGGTGAGCCGGCGCCTGCAGGCCCTGGAGCGCGGCCTGGGTCTGGGCCTGCTGCAGCGCTCCACCCATGCCCTGCGCCTGACCGAGGCCGGCAGCCAGTGCTATGAGCGCGCCAAGCTGCTGCTGGGCGGCTGGGACGCCCTGGCCTCCGATCTGCGCGGCGCCCAGGCGCAGCCCGAGGGCCTGCTGCGCGTCAAGGTGCCCCATGCCCTGGGCCAGCTGCAGCTGATGCCGCCCCTGGTGGCCTTGCTGCGCCGCGCCCCCCAGCTGAGCGTGGAGTGGCTGCTGGACGACCAGCCGCCCAACTTCAACGCCCAGGACCTGGACTGCGCCATCCGGGTGGGGCCGCTCACCGACAGCTCGGTGGTGGCCATACGCCTGGCCGAGATCCCGCGCGTGGTGGTGGCCGCCCCGGCCCTGATGCGGGGCCGCGCCCTGCCCCGCAGCCCGGCCGAGCTGGCCGGCCTGGACTGGCTGGCCCTGGGCACCTTCTACCGCAACGAGCTGCAGTTGCAGGGGCCCGGCGGCGAGTCGGCGCGCCTGAGCCTGCGCCCGCGCCTGATCACCGACAGCCTCTTCGCCCTGCGTGGAGCGGTCGAGGCCGGCCTGGGCCTGGCCGCCATGTCGGCCTGGCTGGCCAACGACGCCATCGCCAGCGGCCGTCTGCTGCGCCTGCTGCCCGACTGGCAGGCCCCGCCCCTGCCCGTCCACCTGATCTATCCCCACCAGCGCATCCAGCCGGCCAAGCTGCGCCACTTCATTGCGGCCATGCGCGACAGCCTCAGCACGCCCCTGGATGGCGGCGCTATGCTTGCCCCATGA
- a CDS encoding iron ABC transporter permease has protein sequence MLRLVTLFCLLLTVPVLGILGSWLALDAQALDILSHQLQTVLPEYAWASLLLSVSVALGVALLGGSTAAAVSLFDFPGRRFFEWGLLLPMAMPAYVAAYAYTDALQYSGPLQTWLRALTGAQGALWPDVRSLPGAIALFVLCLYPYVYLLARTALTERGVALMEAARMLGAGTLRRVREVALPLARPALAAGIALALMETLADYGVGAYFGLTTLTTGVYKAWLVMNDKTAAAQLASVLLVAVAGLLWLEQRAQARLRFASSRSGALHAAEARPLALRGWPALVAWLMCTLPILLGFVLPVLVLLRLLWQEALHNELGLPLERFGQWSVSSLKLAGLAALLAVVLALVLAWLGRAGRLAGGAGRDPLLQASSRVVSLGYAVPGAVIAIGILLPLGWLQERWPSLGLPALMTGTILGLLYAYMVRFSGVALQSLEAGYARISPTMDETARMLGASRRRLFLEVHAPLLARSALAAALLVFVDVMKELPATLVLRPFNSDTLAVVAYQLARDERLGEAALPSLAIVLVGLIPVIMLSRAMRRG, from the coding sequence ATGCTGCGTCTCGTCACCCTGTTCTGCCTGCTGCTGACCGTGCCCGTGCTGGGCATCCTGGGTTCCTGGCTGGCGCTGGATGCCCAGGCCCTGGACATCCTGAGTCACCAGTTGCAGACCGTGCTGCCCGAGTACGCCTGGGCCTCCTTGCTGCTCTCGGTGAGCGTGGCCCTGGGCGTGGCTCTGCTGGGCGGGTCCACGGCGGCGGCGGTGAGCCTGTTCGACTTCCCGGGCCGGCGCTTCTTCGAGTGGGGCCTGCTGCTGCCCATGGCCATGCCGGCCTATGTGGCGGCCTATGCCTATACCGATGCCCTGCAGTACAGCGGCCCCTTGCAGACCTGGCTGCGTGCGCTCACCGGCGCCCAGGGCGCGCTCTGGCCCGATGTGCGCAGCCTGCCCGGTGCCATTGCGCTCTTCGTGCTCTGCCTCTACCCCTATGTCTATCTGCTGGCCCGCACCGCCCTGACCGAGCGCGGCGTGGCCCTGATGGAGGCCGCTCGCATGCTGGGCGCCGGCACCCTGCGCCGGGTGCGCGAGGTGGCCCTGCCGCTGGCGCGGCCGGCGCTGGCCGCCGGCATCGCCCTGGCCCTGATGGAGACTCTGGCCGACTATGGCGTGGGCGCCTATTTCGGCCTCACCACCCTGACCACCGGGGTCTACAAGGCCTGGTTGGTGATGAATGACAAGACGGCCGCGGCCCAGCTCGCCTCGGTGCTGCTGGTGGCGGTGGCCGGCCTGCTGTGGCTGGAGCAGCGCGCCCAGGCGCGGCTGCGCTTTGCCAGCAGCCGCAGCGGCGCCCTGCATGCGGCCGAGGCCCGGCCCCTGGCCCTGCGCGGCTGGCCGGCCCTGGTCGCCTGGCTGATGTGCACCCTGCCCATCCTGCTGGGCTTTGTGTTGCCGGTGCTGGTGCTGCTGCGCCTGCTCTGGCAGGAAGCCCTGCACAACGAGCTGGGCCTGCCGCTGGAGCGCTTCGGTCAGTGGAGCGTGAGCAGCCTCAAGCTCGCCGGCCTGGCGGCCCTGCTGGCCGTGGTCCTGGCCCTGGTGCTGGCCTGGCTGGGCCGCGCGGGGCGACTGGCCGGTGGCGCCGGCCGCGACCCGCTGCTGCAGGCGTCCTCGCGCGTGGTGTCCCTGGGTTATGCCGTGCCCGGCGCGGTGATCGCCATCGGCATCCTGCTGCCCCTGGGCTGGCTGCAGGAGCGCTGGCCCAGCTTGGGCCTGCCGGCCCTGATGACGGGCACCATCCTCGGCCTGCTCTATGCCTATATGGTGCGCTTCTCGGGCGTGGCCCTGCAGTCCCTGGAGGCCGGCTATGCCCGCATCTCGCCCACCATGGACGAGACCGCCCGCATGCTGGGCGCCTCGCGCCGCCGCCTCTTTCTGGAGGTGCACGCGCCGCTCCTGGCCCGCTCGGCCCTGGCCGCGGCCCTGCTGGTCTTTGTGGACGTGATGAAGGAGCTGCCCGCCACCCTGGTGCTGCGCCCCTTCAACAGCGACACCCTGGCCGTGGTGGCCTACCAACTGGCCCGCGACGAGCGCCTGGGCGAGGCCGCGCTGCCCTCCCTGGCCATCGTGCTGGTGGGGCTGATCCCGGTGATCATGCTGTCGCGGGCGATGCGGCGGGGCTAG
- a CDS encoding MFS transporter — translation MSACNSLPTSPGLAPPVPPAQAALSRSLVLLLASGAGLSVASLYYAQPMLAALAAQFGASSASIGLVPTLTQLGYAAGILLLAPLGDRYDRRRIILIKTVLLLAALLLAAFAPQLWVLWLASAVIGLSATLAQDLVPAAAALSPDAQRGRTVGTVMTGLLLGILLSRVAAGAVAQQWGWRIVFLCAALSIALLGLALWRGLPRFAPTTRLSYGALLASLGGLLGRYRELRRAALAQGLLAVGFSAFWSTLALMLSQPPLQLGSAAAGAFGLAGAAGALAAPLAGALADRRGPARVIRIGASLVLASFLLMALGPQSLWLIAGAALVFDLGFQASLVSHQSIVYGLEPAARSRLNAVLIGAMFIGMSLGAWLGGLAMGAFGWRGVCALAAAAAASALVVRLRR, via the coding sequence ATGTCTGCTTGCAATTCCCTGCCGACCTCGCCGGGGCTGGCGCCGCCGGTGCCGCCGGCCCAGGCCGCTCTGTCCCGCTCTCTGGTGCTGCTGCTGGCCAGCGGTGCCGGTCTCTCGGTGGCCAGTCTTTACTACGCCCAGCCCATGCTGGCGGCCCTGGCCGCGCAGTTCGGGGCCAGCAGCGCCAGCATCGGCCTGGTGCCCACGCTGACCCAGCTGGGCTACGCCGCGGGCATTCTGTTGCTGGCCCCGCTGGGTGACCGCTATGACCGGCGCCGCATCATCCTGATCAAGACCGTGCTGCTGCTGGCGGCCCTGCTGCTGGCAGCTTTCGCGCCTCAGCTCTGGGTGCTGTGGCTGGCCAGCGCGGTGATCGGCCTGAGCGCCACCCTGGCCCAGGACCTGGTGCCCGCCGCGGCCGCGCTCTCGCCCGACGCGCAGCGCGGCCGCACCGTGGGCACGGTGATGACGGGCCTGCTGCTGGGCATCCTGCTCTCGCGCGTGGCGGCCGGCGCCGTGGCCCAGCAATGGGGCTGGCGCATCGTGTTCCTCTGCGCGGCCCTGAGCATTGCCCTGCTGGGCCTGGCCCTGTGGCGCGGCCTGCCGCGCTTTGCACCGACCACCCGCCTGTCCTACGGCGCCTTGCTGGCCAGCCTGGGGGGGCTGCTGGGGCGCTATCGCGAGCTGCGCCGCGCGGCCCTGGCCCAGGGGCTGCTGGCCGTGGGCTTCAGCGCCTTCTGGTCCACCCTGGCCCTGATGCTGAGCCAGCCGCCCCTGCAACTGGGCAGCGCCGCGGCTGGCGCCTTCGGCCTGGCCGGTGCTGCCGGCGCCCTGGCCGCGCCCCTGGCCGGTGCCCTGGCGGACCGCCGCGGTCCGGCTCGGGTGATCCGCATCGGCGCCAGTCTGGTGCTCGCGTCCTTTTTGCTGATGGCCCTGGGCCCGCAGAGCCTGTGGCTGATCGCCGGGGCGGCCCTGGTCTTTGACCTGGGCTTCCAGGCCAGCCTGGTTTCGCACCAGAGCATCGTCTACGGCCTGGAGCCCGCGGCGCGCAGCCGGCTCAATGCGGTGTTGATCGGGGCCATGTTCATCGGCATGAGCCTGGGCGCCTGGCTGGGCGGCCTGGCCATGGGTGCCTTCGGCTGGCGCGGCGTGTGTGCGCTGGCAGCCGCCGCGGCAGCCTCGGCCCTGGTGGTGCGCCTGCGTCGCTGA
- a CDS encoding PHB depolymerase family esterase yields the protein MNTGWWVRCLSWLLLWQAGLAQALEPGDYRFELQQGGQAREYRVHVPQGLTPGRPVPLLLALHGGGGHAALQADEARYGLISKSEQAGFVVVFPNGYSRFPGGRLATWNAGLCCGAARDRGSDDVGFIRALLADLQARMPVLDTRRRYAIGMSNGGMMAHRLGCEAADLFAGIAAVAGTDNTRDCQPAQPLAVLQIHARDDDHVLFGGGAGPGAFRDRSQVTEFRSVPETMSRWAARNRCPTAFAPERVLERPGAYCERYRGCAAPLQLCVSEQGGHSWPGGGETRRGKAPPSQAFRANDIIWDFFEASAQARTP from the coding sequence ATGAACACAGGCTGGTGGGTCCGCTGTCTGTCCTGGCTGCTGCTTTGGCAGGCTGGCCTCGCCCAGGCCCTGGAGCCGGGGGACTACCGTTTCGAGCTGCAGCAGGGCGGGCAGGCACGCGAGTACCGGGTGCATGTGCCGCAAGGCCTGACCCCCGGGCGGCCCGTGCCCCTGCTGCTGGCCCTGCATGGCGGCGGCGGGCATGCAGCCCTGCAGGCCGACGAGGCGCGCTACGGCCTGATCTCCAAGTCGGAGCAAGCGGGCTTTGTGGTGGTGTTTCCCAATGGCTACAGCCGCTTTCCCGGCGGCCGTCTGGCCACCTGGAATGCCGGCCTGTGCTGCGGCGCTGCGCGCGACCGTGGCAGCGACGATGTGGGCTTCATCCGCGCCCTGCTGGCCGATCTGCAGGCTCGCATGCCGGTCCTGGACACGCGGCGGCGCTATGCCATCGGCATGTCCAATGGCGGCATGATGGCCCATCGCCTGGGCTGCGAGGCGGCCGATCTCTTTGCCGGCATTGCCGCGGTGGCAGGTACCGACAACACGCGGGACTGCCAGCCGGCGCAGCCCCTGGCCGTGCTGCAGATCCATGCGCGCGATGACGATCATGTGCTGTTCGGGGGCGGGGCCGGCCCGGGCGCCTTTCGCGACCGCAGCCAGGTGACTGAGTTCCGCTCGGTGCCCGAGACCATGTCGCGCTGGGCGGCGCGCAACCGCTGCCCCACCGCGTTCGCGCCCGAGCGGGTGCTTGAGCGGCCCGGCGCCTATTGCGAGCGCTACCGCGGCTGCGCCGCCCCCCTGCAGCTCTGCGTGAGCGAGCAGGGCGGCCACAGCTGGCCCGGCGGGGGCGAGACCCGGCGCGGCAAGGCCCCGCCCAGCCAGGCTTTTCGCGCCAATGACATCATCTGGGACTTCTTTGAGGCCTCGGCGCAGGCGAGGACGCCCTGA
- a CDS encoding ABC transporter ATP-binding protein: MFLALDQVGLHYPGAAGGRQAVDGVSFGLTRGQIGVLIGPSGCGKTSLLRSIAGLERLSSGRIRIAGELLADAASGLHTPPEARKIGMVFQAYALFPNLTVADNIGFGLRHLARGERQDRIHQVLDLVGLAHAAKRAPHQLSGGQQQRVALARALVYRPRMVLMDEPLSSLDVDLREHLSQELRGILQQSDTTALFVTHDQAEAFALGDRVGVMHQGRLEQWDESYAVYHRPATRFVADFIGHGVFAPARVVAGASGPVVQTPLGELSDAGECALPEAYPGGECEVLLRADDIVHDDDAPVKAQIERKIFRGAEFLYTLRLVSGERLVAHVPSHHDHQVGEWIGIRAHVDHVVTFPRPQPQAAD; this comes from the coding sequence ATGTTTCTCGCACTTGACCAGGTCGGCCTGCACTACCCGGGCGCGGCCGGTGGCCGCCAGGCGGTGGACGGCGTTTCCTTCGGCCTGACGCGCGGCCAGATCGGTGTGCTGATCGGCCCCTCGGGTTGCGGCAAGACCTCGCTGCTGCGCTCCATCGCGGGGCTGGAGCGCTTGTCCAGCGGCCGCATCCGCATTGCCGGTGAACTGCTGGCCGATGCCGCCAGCGGCCTGCACACCCCGCCCGAGGCGCGCAAGATCGGCATGGTCTTCCAGGCCTATGCGCTCTTTCCCAACCTGACCGTGGCCGACAATATCGGCTTCGGCCTGCGCCATCTGGCCCGCGGCGAGCGCCAGGACCGCATCCACCAGGTGCTGGACCTGGTGGGCCTGGCCCACGCCGCCAAGCGTGCGCCGCACCAGCTTTCGGGCGGCCAGCAGCAGCGCGTGGCGCTTGCCCGCGCGCTCGTCTACCGGCCGCGCATGGTGCTGATGGACGAACCGCTCTCCAGCCTGGACGTGGACCTGCGGGAGCACCTCTCGCAGGAGCTGCGCGGCATCCTGCAGCAAAGCGACACCACCGCCCTCTTCGTCACCCACGACCAGGCCGAGGCTTTCGCCCTGGGCGACCGCGTGGGTGTGATGCACCAGGGCCGGCTGGAGCAGTGGGACGAGTCCTATGCCGTCTATCACCGCCCCGCCACCCGCTTCGTGGCCGACTTCATCGGCCACGGCGTGTTCGCCCCGGCCCGCGTGGTGGCGGGCGCCAGCGGTCCGGTGGTGCAGACCCCGCTGGGCGAGCTCAGCGATGCGGGTGAATGCGCCCTGCCCGAGGCCTACCCCGGCGGCGAATGCGAGGTGCTGCTGCGGGCCGACGACATCGTGCACGACGACGACGCGCCGGTGAAGGCGCAGATCGAGCGCAAGATCTTCCGCGGCGCCGAGTTCCTCTACACCCTGCGCCTGGTCAGCGGCGAGCGCCTGGTGGCCCATGTGCCCTCGCACCACGACCACCAGGTGGGCGAGTGGATCGGCATACGCGCCCATGTGGACCATGTGGTCACCTTCCCGCGCCCGCAGCCGCAGGCGGCGGATTGA
- a CDS encoding S41 family peptidase, whose product MGAKLKVAGWVALGAMAGAMTTMQLQANARSSLSPLPLEELQQLAAVFGMVKSDYVEPVDEKKLINDAISGMVAGLDPHSQFFDKKSFKEFREGTTGKFVGVGIEIGMEDGLVKIVSPIEGSPAFRAGLKSGDLISKIDDTAVKGLGLDQAVKKMRGEPNTKVTLMIFRKSESRSFPVTITREEIRVQSVRAKVVEPGYAWLRVSQFQDRTVDDFAKKLEEIYKQEPNLKGLVLDLRNDPGGLLEGAVAVSSAFLPKDVDVVSTNGQIADSKANFKASPDYYLRRGGVDPLKKLPAALKNVPLVVLVNEGSASASEIVAGALQDHKRATVMGAQTFGKGSVQTVRQLSPETALKITTARYYTPSGRSIQAKGIVPDVMLDETAEGNVFAALRMREADLEKHLNNGPEEKDEAREKAREEARQKLEAEYAKKNEPPKPLPEFGSAEDFPLQQALNQLKGRPVAVSKTATERKAEAKVE is encoded by the coding sequence ATGGGTGCCAAACTGAAAGTTGCTGGCTGGGTCGCCTTGGGCGCCATGGCCGGTGCGATGACCACGATGCAGCTGCAGGCCAATGCGCGCAGCAGCCTGTCGCCGCTGCCGCTGGAAGAGCTGCAGCAGCTCGCCGCCGTGTTCGGCATGGTCAAGAGCGACTATGTGGAACCGGTTGACGAGAAGAAACTCATCAACGACGCGATCTCCGGCATGGTGGCCGGCCTGGATCCGCATTCGCAGTTCTTCGACAAGAAGAGCTTCAAGGAATTCCGCGAGGGCACGACCGGCAAGTTCGTCGGCGTGGGCATCGAGATCGGCATGGAAGACGGCCTGGTCAAGATCGTCTCCCCCATCGAAGGCAGCCCCGCCTTCCGCGCCGGCCTCAAGAGCGGTGACCTGATCAGCAAGATCGACGACACCGCGGTCAAGGGCCTGGGGCTGGACCAGGCGGTCAAGAAGATGCGCGGCGAGCCCAACACCAAGGTCACGCTGATGATCTTCCGCAAGTCGGAGAGCCGCAGCTTCCCCGTCACCATCACCCGCGAAGAAATCCGCGTGCAGAGCGTGCGCGCTAAGGTGGTGGAGCCCGGCTACGCCTGGCTGCGCGTGAGCCAGTTCCAGGACCGCACGGTGGACGACTTCGCCAAGAAGCTGGAAGAGATTTACAAGCAGGAGCCCAACCTCAAGGGCCTGGTGCTGGACCTGCGCAATGACCCGGGCGGCCTGCTCGAGGGCGCGGTGGCCGTGTCCTCGGCCTTCCTGCCCAAGGATGTGGACGTGGTGTCCACCAACGGCCAGATCGCCGACTCCAAGGCCAATTTCAAGGCCAGCCCCGACTACTACCTGCGTCGCGGCGGCGTGGATCCGCTCAAGAAGCTGCCGGCTGCGCTGAAGAACGTGCCCCTGGTGGTGCTGGTCAACGAAGGCTCGGCTTCGGCCAGTGAGATCGTGGCCGGTGCCCTGCAGGACCACAAGCGCGCCACCGTGATGGGCGCCCAGACCTTCGGCAAGGGTTCGGTGCAGACCGTGCGCCAGCTCAGCCCCGAGACGGCGCTCAAAATCACCACCGCGCGCTACTACACCCCCAGCGGCCGCTCCATCCAGGCCAAGGGCATCGTGCCCGACGTGATGCTGGACGAGACCGCCGAGGGCAATGTCTTCGCCGCCCTGCGCATGCGCGAGGCCGACCTCGAGAAGCACCTGAACAACGGCCCCGAAGAGAAGGACGAGGCCCGCGAGAAGGCACGCGAGGAAGCCCGCCAGAAGCTGGAAGCCGAGTACGCCAAGAAGAACGAGCCGCCCAAGCCCCTGCCGGAGTTCGGCTCGGCCGAGGACTTCCCGCTGCAGCAGGCCCTGAACCAGCTCAAGGGCCGCCCGGTGGCCGTGTCCAAGACCGCCACCGAGCGCAAGGCCGAGGCCAAGGTCGAGTGA
- the rocF gene encoding arginase: MNSSSHHPHAPRTVSLIGAPTDVGAGARGASMGPEALRVAGLGPALQARGVQVLDRGNLSGPPNPWLPPVDGYRHLDEVVAWNRAVHEAVHGELQQGRLPILLGGDHCLGLGSISAVARHCRETGKKLRVLWLDAHADFNTNQLTPSGNIHGMPVACLCGFGPQALIEIGGQVPAMNPKWIRQIGIRSVDEGEKRFVHEQDLEVFDMRYIDEMGMRHTMELALATLDANTHLHVSFDVDFLDPEIAPGVGTTIPGGPTYREAQLCMEMIADTGLLASLDVMELNPALDVRNKTAELAVDLIESLFGKSTLMRK, encoded by the coding sequence ATGAACAGCAGCAGCCATCACCCACACGCCCCCCGCACCGTCTCCCTGATTGGCGCGCCCACCGATGTGGGCGCCGGCGCCCGCGGCGCCAGCATGGGCCCCGAGGCCCTGCGCGTGGCGGGCCTGGGTCCGGCCCTGCAGGCGCGTGGCGTGCAGGTGCTGGACCGCGGCAATCTGAGCGGCCCGCCCAACCCCTGGCTGCCGCCGGTGGACGGCTACCGCCATCTGGACGAGGTGGTGGCCTGGAACCGCGCCGTGCACGAGGCCGTGCATGGCGAGCTGCAGCAGGGCCGTCTGCCCATCCTGCTGGGCGGCGACCACTGCCTGGGCCTGGGCTCCATCTCGGCCGTGGCCCGCCACTGCCGCGAAACCGGCAAGAAGCTGCGCGTGCTCTGGCTGGATGCCCATGCCGACTTCAACACCAACCAGCTCACCCCCAGCGGCAATATCCACGGCATGCCCGTGGCCTGCCTCTGCGGCTTCGGCCCCCAGGCCCTGATCGAGATCGGCGGCCAGGTGCCGGCCATGAACCCCAAGTGGATCCGCCAGATCGGCATCCGCAGCGTGGACGAGGGCGAGAAGCGCTTTGTGCATGAGCAGGACCTGGAGGTCTTCGACATGCGCTACATCGACGAGATGGGCATGCGCCACACCATGGAGCTGGCCCTGGCCACCCTGGATGCCAACACCCATCTGCACGTCAGCTTCGACGTGGACTTCCTGGACCCCGAGATCGCCCCCGGCGTGGGCACCACCATCCCCGGCGGCCCCACCTACCGCGAGGCCCAGCTCTGCATGGAGATGATTGCCGACACCGGCCTGCTCGCCTCGCTGGACGTGATGGAACTCAACCCGGCCCTGGACGTGCGCAACAAGACGGCCGAGCTGGCGGTGGACCTGATCGAATCGCTGTTCGGCAAATCCACCCTGATGCGCAAGTAA
- a CDS encoding ketopantoate reductase family protein, producing MKIAVMGAGAVGCYFGGMLARAGHEVVLIGRPAHVEAVQRQGLRLQTRLFDETLSLAASTEPAAAAGAELLLFCVKSPDTEAAAQALRPHLAPGALLLSLQNGVDNAERLRELLPAQRVSAAVVYVATEMAGPGHLLHHGRGELVLEPVAEALLPTLAQAGVPAEISPNVRGALWAKLILNCAYNALSALARLPYGELVQRPGVAAVMEDVVAECVAVARAEGVQLPADPLIAVRGLARTMPGQFSSTAQDLMRGKPTEIDHLNGLVLRRGEVLGLPTPANRLLHTLVKLAETRPG from the coding sequence ATGAAGATCGCGGTGATGGGCGCGGGCGCGGTGGGCTGCTATTTCGGCGGCATGCTGGCGCGTGCCGGGCATGAGGTGGTGCTGATCGGGCGGCCCGCCCATGTGGAGGCGGTGCAGCGCCAGGGCCTGCGCCTGCAGACCCGCCTGTTCGACGAAACGCTGAGCCTGGCGGCCAGCACCGAGCCGGCCGCGGCCGCGGGGGCCGAGCTGCTGCTCTTTTGTGTCAAGTCCCCCGATACCGAGGCGGCAGCCCAGGCCCTGCGCCCGCATCTGGCGCCTGGCGCCCTGCTGCTGAGCCTGCAGAACGGCGTGGACAATGCCGAGCGCCTGCGCGAGCTGCTGCCCGCGCAGCGGGTCTCGGCAGCGGTGGTCTATGTGGCCACCGAGATGGCGGGCCCGGGCCATCTGCTGCATCACGGCCGTGGCGAGCTGGTGCTGGAGCCGGTGGCCGAGGCCCTGCTGCCCACCTTGGCCCAGGCCGGCGTGCCGGCCGAGATCTCGCCCAATGTGCGCGGCGCGCTATGGGCCAAGCTCATCCTCAACTGCGCCTACAACGCGCTCTCGGCCCTGGCGCGTCTGCCCTATGGCGAGCTGGTGCAGCGGCCCGGGGTGGCGGCGGTGATGGAAGACGTGGTGGCCGAGTGCGTGGCCGTGGCGCGGGCCGAGGGCGTGCAGCTGCCGGCCGATCCCTTGATTGCGGTGCGCGGCCTGGCCCGGACCATGCCGGGCCAGTTCTCCTCCACGGCCCAGGACCTGATGCGCGGCAAGCCCACCGAGATCGACCATCTCAACGGCCTTGTGCTGCGCCGCGGCGAGGTCTTGGGCTTGCCCACGCCGGCCAACCGCCTGCTGCACACCCTGGTCAAGCTGGCCGAGACGCGGCCGGGCTGA
- a CDS encoding LOG family protein: MFKRQLPLTRNFPSAKESVEAVTHGAPEARYDGPESAYRLAFTDTEFLLRDDLRPVRMQLELLKPELVQQEQDIKATVVIFGSARIPSEEAAQAGLAQARAGGDPAALKRAEVQLSMSLYYEEARRFARLVTEASAKRPDPVYVVTGGGPGIMEAGNRGAYEAGGKSIGLNIVLPHEQHPNPYITPELCFQFHYFGLRKMHFLMRSIALVCFPGGFGTLDELFETMTLIQTGKCRRRPILLFGREFWTRLINFELLIETGMISPGDEQLFHFVESAEEAWALLEREYEQTLALDPAETPQRKKQR; encoded by the coding sequence ATGTTCAAGCGCCAACTGCCCCTCACCCGCAACTTCCCCAGCGCCAAGGAGTCCGTCGAGGCCGTGACCCACGGCGCGCCCGAGGCCCGCTATGACGGCCCCGAGAGCGCCTACCGCCTGGCCTTCACCGACACCGAGTTCCTGCTGCGCGACGATCTGCGCCCGGTGCGCATGCAGCTGGAGCTGCTCAAGCCCGAGCTGGTGCAGCAGGAGCAGGACATCAAGGCCACGGTGGTGATCTTCGGCAGCGCGCGCATTCCCTCGGAGGAAGCCGCCCAGGCCGGCCTGGCCCAGGCCCGCGCCGGCGGCGACCCCGCCGCGCTCAAGCGCGCCGAGGTGCAGCTCAGCATGAGCCTCTATTACGAGGAGGCCCGCCGCTTCGCGCGCCTGGTGACCGAGGCCTCGGCCAAGCGCCCCGACCCGGTCTATGTGGTCACCGGCGGCGGCCCCGGCATCATGGAAGCCGGCAACCGCGGCGCCTACGAGGCTGGCGGCAAGAGCATCGGCCTGAACATCGTGCTGCCCCACGAGCAGCACCCGAACCCCTACATCACGCCGGAGCTGTGCTTCCAGTTCCACTACTTCGGCCTGCGCAAGATGCACTTCCTGATGCGCTCGATCGCCCTGGTGTGCTTCCCGGGCGGTTTCGGCACGCTGGACGAGCTCTTCGAGACCATGACCCTGATCCAGACCGGCAAGTGCCGGCGCCGCCCCATCCTGCTCTTCGGGCGCGAGTTCTGGACCCGGCTGATCAACTTCGAGCTGCTGATCGAGACCGGCATGATCAGCCCGGGCGACGAGCAGCTCTTCCACTTCGTTGAAAGCGCCGAGGAGGCCTGGGCCCTGCTCGAGCGCGAGTACGAGCAGACCCTGGCCCTGGACCCGGCCGAAACCCCGCAGAGAAAGAAGCAGCGATGA